The following coding sequences lie in one Megalodesulfovibrio gigas DSM 1382 = ATCC 19364 genomic window:
- a CDS encoding protein-glutamate methylesterase/protein-glutamine glutaminase translates to MKKKIRVLIVDDSALVRQTLTSILESDPEIEVVGAAQDPFAAAKKMEEVVPDVITLDVEMPRMDGVTFLKKLMTQHPLPVIICSTLAEAGAETTLKALEYGAVDIITKPKLDTRRFLEESRIRLVDAVKAAAAAKIKRLAPSLEVAPKLSADAVIAKAPPSRAMAETTEKCIAVGASTGGTEALKVYLESLPVDCPPVAIVQHMPENFTAAFARRLDSLCAITVKEAADGDTMLRGQALIAPGNKHMLLKRSGARYHVEVRDGPLVKRHRPSVDVLFRSAARYAGKNALGVIMTGMGDDGAQGMLEMFEAGAWTIAQDEASCVVYGMPHEAVKLGGVCQILSLQQIAPLSLKKCKDGWGR, encoded by the coding sequence ATGAAAAAGAAAATCAGAGTGTTGATTGTGGACGATTCGGCGCTGGTCCGCCAGACGCTCACCTCCATCCTGGAAAGCGATCCGGAAATAGAAGTGGTGGGCGCGGCGCAGGATCCCTTTGCCGCTGCGAAGAAGATGGAAGAGGTGGTGCCGGACGTCATTACCCTGGACGTGGAAATGCCGCGCATGGACGGCGTCACCTTCCTCAAAAAGCTGATGACCCAGCACCCGCTGCCGGTCATCATCTGTTCCACCCTGGCCGAGGCCGGCGCGGAAACCACCCTCAAGGCCCTGGAATACGGGGCCGTGGACATCATCACCAAGCCCAAGCTGGACACGCGCCGGTTCCTGGAGGAATCCAGGATTCGTCTGGTGGATGCGGTCAAGGCGGCCGCCGCGGCCAAGATCAAGCGCCTCGCCCCCAGTCTGGAGGTGGCCCCCAAACTCTCGGCGGATGCAGTCATCGCCAAGGCGCCGCCCTCCCGGGCCATGGCTGAGACCACGGAAAAATGCATCGCCGTGGGCGCGTCCACCGGCGGCACCGAGGCCCTCAAGGTCTATCTGGAGTCGCTGCCCGTGGATTGCCCGCCCGTGGCCATCGTGCAGCACATGCCGGAAAATTTCACGGCCGCCTTTGCCCGCCGGCTGGACAGCCTGTGCGCCATCACCGTCAAGGAGGCGGCAGACGGCGACACCATGCTGCGCGGCCAGGCCCTCATTGCGCCGGGCAACAAGCACATGCTGCTCAAGCGCAGCGGGGCGCGCTACCATGTGGAGGTGCGGGACGGCCCGCTGGTCAAGCGGCACCGGCCTTCCGTGGACGTGCTGTTCCGCTCCGCAGCGCGCTACGCCGGCAAGAACGCCCTGGGGGTGATCATGACCGGCATGGGCGACGACGGCGCACAAGGCATGCTGGAGATGTTCGAAGCCGGCGCCTGGACCATCGCCCAGGACGAGGCGTCCTGCGTGGTGTACGGCATGCCGCACGAAGCCGTGAAGCTCGGCGGGGTGTGCCAGATTTTGTCCCTGCAGCAGATTGCGCCACTCTCCCTCAAGAAATGCAAGGACGGCTGGGGGCGGTAG
- the crcB gene encoding fluoride efflux transporter CrcB, producing MQVLLLCGLAGALGALSRLGISRLVQRLAGTNLPLATAAVNLLGCFLFGLLWGLLNDRFAASAGVKTVVFTGFLGALTTFSTYAYENVGLMAEGRLTTALLNVLGQNILGFALVALGLTLARN from the coding sequence ATGCAGGTGCTGCTGTTGTGCGGCCTGGCCGGGGCCCTGGGAGCGCTTTCCCGATTGGGGATTTCGCGGCTGGTGCAGCGGCTGGCCGGGACAAATCTGCCCCTGGCCACCGCCGCCGTCAATCTGCTGGGCTGCTTTCTCTTCGGCCTGTTGTGGGGCCTGCTGAACGACCGTTTTGCCGCCAGCGCCGGCGTCAAGACCGTGGTATTCACCGGATTTCTGGGGGCCCTGACCACCTTTTCCACCTACGCCTACGAAAATGTGGGCCTGATGGCCGAAGGGCGGCTCACCACCGCCCTGCTCAACGTGCTGGGGCAGAACATCCTCGGCTTTGCCCTGGTGGCCCTGGGTCTGACCCTGGCGCGGAACTGA